A DNA window from Gasterosteus aculeatus chromosome 16, fGasAcu3.hap1.1, whole genome shotgun sequence contains the following coding sequences:
- the prkag3b gene encoding 5'-AMP-activated protein kinase subunit gamma-3b isoform X1 produces MNRSFIGGRRQRRGFLWLHLKPPPADDKEASDPFSPHLDLKSFPDIHTLLDEAACWCTDSALRQRPFSLLLPPAPPPVLLVLSDVLRVSGPPVVVQVFSHRSGAGEAPLLQTMEPLAEVPLFEMDEEEDVLSMKSTGGCAYGARALAPPAGVDSDAFIYMNFMKSHCCYDAMPTSSKLVIFDTTLQVKKAFFALVANGVRAAPLWDNKLKRFVGMLTITDFINILHRYYKSPLVQIYELEEHKIETWREIYLQYSINTLISITPDCSLFDAIYSLLKNKIHRLPVIDPASGNVLHILTHKRILKFLHIFRSKIPKPGFLQKRIHEVEIGTFKQIATVQESASVFDALTVFVERRVSALPVVSERGKVVALYSRFDVINLAAQKNYNNLNMTMREAVSSRACCVEGVLKCYPHETLETIIDRIAKAEVHRLVLVDADDVVRGIVSLSDLLQALVLTPADIHEGSRGRD; encoded by the exons ATGAATCGGTCGTTCATCGGTGGGAGGCGACAGCGACGAGGCTTCCTGTGGCTCCACCTCAAGCCCCCCCCAGCGGATGATAAAGAG gcCTCTGACCCCTTCAGTCCGCATTTAGACCTCAAGTCTTTCCCAGACATTCACACCCTGCTGGACGAAGCTGCCTGCTGGTGCACGGATTCTGCTCTCCGCCAGCGTCCTTTTTCACTTCTTctacctcctgcccccccccccgtcctgctAGTGCTATCTGACGTGCTCCGAGTGTCTGGGCCCCCCGTCGTAGTCCAGGTCTTCTCCCATCGATCTGGTGCCGGAGAGGCTCCTCTTCTCCAGACCATGGAGCCTCTCGCAGAG GTCCCGTTATTTGAgatggatgaggaagaggatgttCTTTCGATGAAGAGCACGG GTGGCTGTGCGTATGGCGCCCGTGCTCTCGCGCCCCCTGCGGGCGTCGACTCCGACGCGTTCATATACATGAACTTCATGAAGAGTCACTGCTGCTACGACGCCATGCCCACCAGCTCCAAGCTGGTCATTTTTGACACCACACTGCAG GTGAAGAAGGCTTTCTTTGCTCTGGTGGCTAACGGGGTGAGAGCCGCCCCCCTGTGGGACAACAAGCTTAAACGTTTTGTGG gtatgCTGACCATCACTGACTTCATCAACATTCTCCACCGATACTACAAGTCTCCGCTG GTTCAGATCTATGAGCTGGAGGAACACAAGATAGAGACATGGAGAG AGATCTATCTGCAGTACTCCATCAACACACTGATCAGCATCACTCCGGACTGCAG TCTGTTTGATGCCATCTACTCCTTGTTGAAGAATAAGATCCACCGGCTGCCGGTCATCGACCCGGCGTCAGGAAACGTGCTGCAcatcctcacgcacaaacgcatccTCAAGTTCCTCCACATCTTT CGATCCAAGATCCCGAAGCCCGGCTTTCTTCAGAAGCGCATCCACGAAGTGGAGATCGGAACCTTCAAGCAGATCGCCACGGTCCAGGAATCGGCGTCCGTCTTCGACGCTCTGACCGTCTTCGTGGAGCGGCGCGTTTCCGCTCTGCCCGTGGTCAGCGAGCGAG GTAAAGTGGTGGCGCTGTACTCCAGGTTTGATGTCATC AACTTAGCGGCCCAGAAAAACTACAACAACCTGAACATGACGATGCGGGAGGCCGTTTCCTCCAGAGCCTGCTGTGTGGAGGGCGTCCTCAAGTGTTACCCGCACGAAACCCTGGAGACCATCATCGACCGCATCGCCAAGGCCGAG GTGCACCGGTTGGTTCTGGTGGACGCTGACGATGTGGTGAGAGGCATCGTCTCCCTTTCTGACCTCCTACAAGCGTTGGTTCTCACTCCTGCAG ATATTCACGAGGGATCCCGCGGCCGAGACTGA
- the prkag3b gene encoding 5'-AMP-activated protein kinase subunit gamma-3b isoform X2: MNRSFIGGRRQRRGFLWLHLKPPPADDKEASDPFSPHLDLKSFPDIHTLLDEAACWCTDSALRQRPFSLLLPPAPPPVLLVLSDVLRVSGPPVVVQVFSHRSGAGEAPLLQTMEPLAEVPLFEMDEEEDVLSMKSTGGCAYGARALAPPAGVDSDAFIYMNFMKSHCCYDAMPTSSKLVIFDTTLQVKKAFFALVANGVRAAPLWDNKLKRFVGMLTITDFINILHRYYKSPLVQIYELEEHKIETWREIYLQYSINTLISITPDCSLFDAIYSLLKNKIHRLPVIDPASGNVLHILTHKRILKFLHIFRSKIPKPGFLQKRIHEVEIGTFKQIATVQESASVFDALTVFVERRVSALPVVSERGKVVALYSRFDVINLAAQKNYNNLNMTMREAVSSRACCVEGVLKCYPHETLETIIDRIAKAEVVLLQAGRSNVVFQMDPTDG, translated from the exons ATGAATCGGTCGTTCATCGGTGGGAGGCGACAGCGACGAGGCTTCCTGTGGCTCCACCTCAAGCCCCCCCCAGCGGATGATAAAGAG gcCTCTGACCCCTTCAGTCCGCATTTAGACCTCAAGTCTTTCCCAGACATTCACACCCTGCTGGACGAAGCTGCCTGCTGGTGCACGGATTCTGCTCTCCGCCAGCGTCCTTTTTCACTTCTTctacctcctgcccccccccccgtcctgctAGTGCTATCTGACGTGCTCCGAGTGTCTGGGCCCCCCGTCGTAGTCCAGGTCTTCTCCCATCGATCTGGTGCCGGAGAGGCTCCTCTTCTCCAGACCATGGAGCCTCTCGCAGAG GTCCCGTTATTTGAgatggatgaggaagaggatgttCTTTCGATGAAGAGCACGG GTGGCTGTGCGTATGGCGCCCGTGCTCTCGCGCCCCCTGCGGGCGTCGACTCCGACGCGTTCATATACATGAACTTCATGAAGAGTCACTGCTGCTACGACGCCATGCCCACCAGCTCCAAGCTGGTCATTTTTGACACCACACTGCAG GTGAAGAAGGCTTTCTTTGCTCTGGTGGCTAACGGGGTGAGAGCCGCCCCCCTGTGGGACAACAAGCTTAAACGTTTTGTGG gtatgCTGACCATCACTGACTTCATCAACATTCTCCACCGATACTACAAGTCTCCGCTG GTTCAGATCTATGAGCTGGAGGAACACAAGATAGAGACATGGAGAG AGATCTATCTGCAGTACTCCATCAACACACTGATCAGCATCACTCCGGACTGCAG TCTGTTTGATGCCATCTACTCCTTGTTGAAGAATAAGATCCACCGGCTGCCGGTCATCGACCCGGCGTCAGGAAACGTGCTGCAcatcctcacgcacaaacgcatccTCAAGTTCCTCCACATCTTT CGATCCAAGATCCCGAAGCCCGGCTTTCTTCAGAAGCGCATCCACGAAGTGGAGATCGGAACCTTCAAGCAGATCGCCACGGTCCAGGAATCGGCGTCCGTCTTCGACGCTCTGACCGTCTTCGTGGAGCGGCGCGTTTCCGCTCTGCCCGTGGTCAGCGAGCGAG GTAAAGTGGTGGCGCTGTACTCCAGGTTTGATGTCATC AACTTAGCGGCCCAGAAAAACTACAACAACCTGAACATGACGATGCGGGAGGCCGTTTCCTCCAGAGCCTGCTGTGTGGAGGGCGTCCTCAAGTGTTACCCGCACGAAACCCTGGAGACCATCATCGACCGCATCGCCAAGGCCGAGGTAGTCCTCCTCCAAGCCGGGAGGAGTAACGTTGTTTTCCAAATGGATCCCACTGACGGCTGA